The following proteins come from a genomic window of Anopheles ziemanni chromosome 3, idAnoZiCoDA_A2_x.2, whole genome shotgun sequence:
- the LOC131286014 gene encoding importin-11, which yields MSAESAVYEALMYACSQDAQMLKPAEQKLAEWEIQPGFHLTLVKIFSDQTLDANVRWMASLYFKNGVLKYWRKNAPNGIAPEEKQEIKQQLLQKFNEPVQQIAVQIAVLIGNISRYDGPSEWQELVPTLVKAVQSEDSLVQFRGLLVLLHVVKVLYSKRLQRDRHQFQLLTSTLYDFVLNLWDGFTQLFFKNICEQNCAIEECATNLEKAIISLRILKKLTIYGFTVPHQSESCMMLFKVAFQRLKDLLECRLRVKRLHQGDGGVQPPNSEAIELARKLTGNVEKFIVKHMKFMNLFYEQHPASFVEFVPTSFEFCFNYVFHEGTNLIFEDNVITFPNFAIQCLGLLKGILSQNIVYVEQAKERINSAKVDFFTPERLTYIFEKIIVHYFLLTPEEFEQWDTDPEAYTSDEGGDSWKFNLRACAEAFYMILFQKYSPQLIQELQKYISKSQSITLTENSDLNDLLIKDSIYNATGLAVFSLFDEINFDEWFTQQLLDELKFKSHNFRIIRKRIIWLVGRWTSVRFSKALRPQVYRACLELLHPTEDLAVRLTASKTLRSIMDDFEFVGEQFMEFLEPAIALLFVLLKEAVECETKMTVLHVMTFIIEKMSMSMRIDVQSLVHYLPLLWEESRDHNMLRCAIISTLLQIIKALYEIPPSEQIVSFIYQIIEMSTNVNEPSHVYLLDEGLELWVVVVHYSRTMNQELANLCENIVPLIQQSSSNMPMCLAIVQAYIFLDADQFLPRYGPEVVKALQYVLTDLRVEGVVLINRFFLTLLHAAPKYGIELLRPYMVDVFRAYYQHSEYPQVQQVYLQLISRVLINDQVTFSVILSEMGAQDALEKILTHWLEGMHMVTRLDEKKLLALALGSLLPFSNEVIFENFGGILTNITETLNDIMNEDEQTGTKVDTLVLTEDNDDEIGNTLYGYGFIDSDVFHDETPHFTRCRSICMRDPTHVIVLKDYLQNQLIVLKNNVGAERYQSLMSHVDLQILKELSDFVVLGIDLPASGGAQQQ from the exons ATGTCCGCAGAATCGGCTGTTTACGAGGCGCTGATGTACGCCTGCAGTCAGGATGCTCAAATGCTGAAACCAGCCGAGCAAAAGCTAGCGGAATGGGAAATACAACCAGGGTTCCACCTGACGCtggtgaaaatattttccgacCAAACGCTTGACGCAAACGTTCGATGGATGGCGTCGTTGTATTTTAAGAACGGTGTACTAAAGTACTGGCGTAAGAACGCTCCGAA TGGGATAGCACCGGAGGAGAAACAGGAAATAAAGCAACAACTGCTACAGAAATTCAATGAACCCGTCCAGCAGATAGCAGTACAGATAGCGGTCCTTATTGGCAATATTTCGCGCTACGATGGCCCCTCGGAATGGCAGGAACTGGTGCCAACGCTCGTGAAGGCGGTACAAAGTGAAGATTCGCTGGTCCAGTTCCGGGGGCTTCTGGTACTGCTTCACGTCGTCAAAGTGCTCTACTCGAAGCGATTGCAGCGCGATCGCCACCAATTCCAGCTTCTTACCTCAACGCTGTACGATTTCGTGCTGAACCTCTGGGATGGGTTTACGCAGCTGTTCTTCAAGAACATTTGCGAACAAAATTGCGCCATCGAAGAGTGCGCCACCAATCTGGAGAAAGCCATCATCTCCCTGCGCATTCTGAAGAAACTGACCATATACGGCTTCACCGTGCCGCACCAGTCGGAAAGCTGCATGATGCTGTTTAAGGTTGCATTTCAACGGTTGAAAGATTTGTTGGAGTGTCGGTTGCGTGTGAAACGATTGCACCAGGGGGACGGTGGCGTGCAGCCACCCAACAGTGAAGCAATCGAGCTGGCCCGCAAGCTCACCGGCAACGTGGAGAAGTTTATCGTGAAGCACATGAAGTTTATGAATCTCTTCTACGAGCAGCATCCGGCCTCGTTCGTGGAGTTTGTGCCGACATCGTTCGAGTTTTGCTTCAACTACGTGTTCCACGAGGGCACCAATCTAATCTTTGAGGACAATGTCATCACTTTTCCCAACTTTGCCATCCAGTGCCTTGGTCTGCTGAAGGGTATCCTTTCGCAGAACATTGTCTATGTGGAGCAGGCGAAAG AGCGCATCAACAGTGCGAAGGTGGATTTTTTTACGCCGGAGCGACTGACCTACATATTCGAGAAGATAATCGTACACTATTTTCTGCTCACGCCGGAAGAATTCGAACAGTGGGACACGGATCCGGAAGCGTATACCTCGGACGAAGGGGGCGATTCGTGGAAGTTTAACCTTCGT gcTTGTGCCGAAGCGTTCTACATGATACTATTCCAAAAGTACAGTCCCCAGCTGATTCAGGAACTACAGAAATACATATCGAAATCACAATCGATAACGCTCACCGAGAACTCCGACCTGAACGATCTGTTGATAAAGGACTCCATCTACAATGCCACCGGGCTGGCGGTGTTTAGCTTGTTCGATGAG aTTAATTTTGACGAATGGTTCAcccagcagctgctggacgAGCTGAAATTTAAATCCCACAACTTCCGAATCATTCGAAAGCGTATCATCTGGCTGGTCGGGCGATGGACCAGCGTTAGGTTTTCGAAAGCACTGCGACCACAAGTGTACCGAGCCTGTTTGGAGCTGCTACACCCGACGGAGGATCTTGCCGTTCGCTTGACAGCATCAAA AACTCTTCGTAGCATCATGGACGACTTTGAGTTTGTGGGCGAACAGTTCATGGAGTTCCTTGAGCCAGCGATCGCACTGCTCTTCGTGCTCCTGAAGGAAGCGGTTGAGTGCGAAACCAAGATGACCGTGCTTCACGTGATGACGTTCATCATTGAAAAGATGTCCATGTCCATGCGAATCGACGTGCAGAGCCTAGTTCACTATCTTCCGCTGCTGTGGGAAGAGAGCCGCGACCACAACATGCTGCGTTGTGCAATCATATCGACTTTG TTGCAGATTATAAAAGCCTTGTACGAAATACCTCCCTCCGAGCAGATAGTTTCCTTCATCTACCAGATTATCGAGATGAGCACGAACGTGAACGAACCGTCGCACGTGTATCTGCTCGACGAGGGGCTGGAACTGTGGGTTGTGGTTGTACATTACAGTCGTACGATGAACCAAGAGTTGGCTAATCTGTGTGAAAATATAGTACCTCTGATAC AGCAATCCTCTAGCAATATGCCCATGTGTTTGGCAATTGTACAGGCGTACATATTTCTCGATGCGGATCAGTTCCTACCGCGGTATGGGCCGGAGGTTGTAAAAGCTTTACAGTATGTGCTGACGGATCTTCGCGTCGAGGGCGTGGTATTGATCAACCGGTTTTTCCTAACGCTACTGCACGCCGCCCCAAAGTATGGCATCGAGCTGTTGCGACCGTACATGGTTGATGTTTTTCG TGCGTACTATCAACATTCGGAGTACCCACAAGTGCAACAGGTGTACCTGCAGCTCATCTCGCGGGTGCTGATCAACGATCAGGTAACGTTCAGCGTCATCCTGTCGGAGATGGGCGCTCAGGATGCGCTGGAGAAAATTCTGACCCACTGGCTCGAGGGTATGCACATGGTAACAAGACTCGACGAGAAGAAGCTGCTCGCGTTGGCCCTCGGCAGCTTGCTGCCGTTTTCGAACGAGGTAATCTTTGAGAACTTTGGCGGAATTTTGACGAACATCACCGAAACATTGAACGATATAATGAACGAGGACGAGCAGACGGGGACGAAGGTTGA TACCCTTGTTCTCACAGAGGACAATGACGATGAAATTGGGAATACTTTGTACGGATACGGGTTCATTGATTCGGACGTGTTTCACGACGAAACACCTCACTTTACGCGGTGCCGATCGATCTGCATGCGAGATCCAACGCACGTGATAGTGCTGAAGGACTATCTGCAAAATCAG TTGATTGTTCTTAAAAACAATGTCGGTGCTGAACGCTATCAATCGCTGATGTCGCACGTCGATCTGCAAATTCTGAAAGAGCTGAGCGATTTCGTGGTGCTCGGTATAGATCTGCCTGCGAGTGGCGGTGCGCAGCAGCAGTAG
- the LOC131286178 gene encoding asparagine--tRNA ligase, cytoplasmic: MENLTLSELYTSEKRGNDETGKGTEQEPFKTILRAMKHAGKEPFPTIYVDSKDEKSESPYEVAAKSQLKKIQKLWVRDNNKGDKQKREEEEKAKNREQNLEEAKKITIQQDPSWPEAKPIKIIHGSKSRDVRVRIYGWVHRLRRQGKGLMFLTLRDGTGFLQCVLTDTLCQTYNALVLSTESSVQLFGTLKEVPAGKTAPGGHEMRVDYWELIGLAPAGGADAILNEEAHPDVQLDNRHIMIRGENTSKVLKMRDVVMQAFRSHYFDRGYTEVTPPTLVQTQVEGGSTLFKLDYFGEEAYLTQSSQLYLETCIPALGDVFCVAQSYRAEQSRTRRHLAEYSHIEGECPFITFDELLDRLEDLIVDVTERVLKSPWGYMVQELNPGFVAPKRPFRRMNYADAITWLKENNVTKEDGSFYEFGEDIPEAPERKMTDTINEPIMLCRFPAEIKSFYMAKCEDDPRLTESVDVLLPNVGEIVGGSMRSFKYDELMDGYKREGIDPKPYYWYVDQRVYGTQPHGGYGLGLERFLCWLLNRYHIREVCLYPRFLERCKP, from the exons ATGGAGAACTTAACTTTAA GTGAACTGTACACTTCCGAAAAACGGGGCAACGATGAAACGGGCAAGGGAACGGAACAGGAACCGTTCAAAACCATCCTGCGGGCAATGAAGCACGCCGGTAAGGAACCGTTCCCGACCATTTACGTCGACAGCAAAGACGAAAAGTCGGAGTCACCGTACGAGGTGGCCGCCAAGTCGCAGCTGAAGAAAATTCAGAAACTCTGGGTACGCGACAACAACAAAGGCGACAAGCAAAAGCGcgaggaagaggagaaggCCAAGAACCGCGAACAGAACCTGGAGGAGGcgaaaaaaatcaccatccAGCAGGATCCATCCTGGCCTGAGGCAAAACCCATTAAAATCATCCATGGCTCCAAGAGCCGCGACGTACGTGTGCGCATTTACGGATGGGTTCATCGGCTGCGAAGGCAGGGTAAGGGCTTGATGTTCCTCACGCTGCGCGACGGGACGGGTTTCCTGCAGTGCGTACTTACGGACACCCTGTGTCAGACGTACAACGCGTTGGTGCTGTCGACAGAATCGTCGGTGCAATTGTTTGGTACGCTGAAGGAAGTACCGGCGGGAAAAACCGCCCCAGGCGGACACGAAATGCGTGTGGACTACTGGGAGCTGATTGGGCTGGCGCCGGCCGGTGGTGCCGATGCCATCCTCAACGAGGAAGCCCACCCGGACGTGCAGCTGGACAACCGGCATATCATGATCCGTGGTGAAAACACGTCCAAGGTGTTGAAGATGCGCGATGTGGTGATGCAGGCATTCCGCTCGCATTACTTTGACCGTGGCTACACGGAAGTCACTCCACCAACGCTCGTCCAAACGCAAGTCGAAGGAGGATCGACGCTGTTCAAACTTGATTACTTCGG TGAGGAAGCTTACCTTACCCAAAGCTCCCAGCTATACCTTGAGACATGCATCCCGGCACTGGGTGATGTGTTTTGCGTGGCGCAAAGTTACCGTGCGGAACAAAGCCGCACACGCCGCCATTTGGCTGAGTACAGCCACATCGAAGGCGAGTGTCCCTTCATCACCTTCGACGAGTTGCTGGATCGTCTCGAGGATTTGATTGTTGACGTTACCGAGCGCGTTCTTAAATCCCCGTGGGGATACATGGTGCAGGAGCTGAACCCGGGCTTCGTCGCACCGAAGCGTCCCTTCCGCCGGATGAACTATGCCGATGCGATCACCTGGCTGAAGGAGAACAACGTAACAAAGGAGGACGGTAGCTTCTACGAGTTCGGTGAGGATATTCCCGAAGCGCCCGAGCGGAAGATGACCGACACGATCAACGAGCCGATCATGCTGTGCCGTTTTCCGGCGGAAATCAAATCCTTCTATATGGCCAAATGCGAGGACGATCCACGCCTGACGGAGAGCGTCGATGTGCTGCTGCCGAATGTGGGTGAAATCGTCGGCGGATCGATGAGGTCGTTCAAGTACGATGAGCTGATGGATGGCTACAAGCGCGAAGGAATCGACCCGAAACCGTACTACTGGTACGTTGATCAGCGTGTGTACGGCACGCAACCGCACGGTGGCTACGGGCTGGGATTGGAGCGGTTCCTCTGCTGGCTGCTCAACCGTTACCATATCCGAGAAGTTTGCCTATATCCTCGGTTCCTCGAGCGATGCAAACCTTAA